The window ATGACCGAATTGCTTCAATAATTGAAGATGTAGTAAAGGAATCTGAACAAAATACACCCGGCAAAGAAAGAGTAATAAAGCTATATACTGAACTACTTGTGGTAGAATTGGTTCGCCATATTCTTAAAAACAGGTTATTTGTGGAAGAGTTATCTACTAACAGTACCTATTTTAAAGATCCACGATTGATCGATATGTTCAATTATATCAAAAAGAATATAGGTGGTGACCTTTCCAATAAGGTATTGGCTAAGGTGGCCAATGTATCCGAAGATTATGTTGGTCAATATTTTAAAATGCTAACAGGAATTAATCCTCAGGATTATATCGAGTACCAAAGAATGGAAGCAGCGGTAGAATTATTGCGCACAACCAAGAAGAGCATTCGAGACATCGGAAAAGAAGTAGGCTACAAAGATACCGCATACTTCTGTAGAAGATTTAAAATGATGTATGGTCTTCCCGCCGGAAAAATGAGACGTAGAGAGTCATTAATTAACGTTCAGTGACGAATTATAAATTTTGGCATAATGCAAAACCTCAGTGATCAAGCTGGGGTTTTTTTCTGCCCCATTCCCAATAACCAATATATCTGCCCCCGCAGCCCAAGCTGCTTTGGCTTCTTTAAGAGATCGAATACCTCCTCCTACCAACAAGGGACATTTTACTTGTTCACTTACTGCCTTTATCATCTTTTTTGAAACAGGTGTTTTGGCACCGGAACCCGCATCAAGATAAAACATAGGCAAACCTAAGTACTTGCCTGCCAAAGCTGTGGCGACTGCTATATCCGGCTTATTGTGTGGGATTGGAATCGTTTGACTTATATATTCCACACTGGTCCCCACGCCTCCATTTACCAACATGTATCCAACGGGCAACACCTCCAGGTTACTTTTCGCTAAGGTAGGGGCAGCCAAGACATGCTGTCCAATCAATAAATCGGGGTTTCTACCCGAAATCAAAGAAAGAAACAAAATGGCATCTGCTTCTCCGGAAATCTGCATGACGCTTCCCGGAAACAATACAATGGGAACATTTCCTTGGGTCACTTCCTTAAGTCTGCGTAAGCACTGATCCAGTCGCTTGGCTGCAACTAAACTTCCTCCAACAAAAAAATAGTCGATCCTAAGACCGTGGGAAAGTTGTTTCAATAAATCCAAAGACGGTTGTTTGTCAAGCTTTTCCGGATCTATAAGCAGTGCTAAGCTCTTCTCTCCTTTTTTCTTCTTTTCTTTAAGGAGTTCTCGCAGTGCATTAATTCGATTCTCCTTCATCTCCTACCTTGGCCATAACTACCTCCATTAACTTTGCTTTCCCTATTCCTACTAAGATCCAAAACAACCTACTTCTCAAGTTACCGAAAAAACTATAAGGCTTTTTTCCCTGCTTTTTCTTTTTGGCCACCTTTTTTTTACCCTTACCGCCAAGTCGGTTTACGGCATAAACCGCCAATACGCCACCTAAAATTGCCAAGCCACCTACTTTTAAATAATCTTGTGAATCTTGTTTGAAAAGCTGAAGTTGCTTCTCTAAAGTCTGCTCTAATTCTTCCGACTGTTTTAACAATTCCTCTTTCATCATTCTCCTTTTCTACCTTTAAATAAGAAAACATACCTGTAGAGAGAATTTTTGAGTATTCTCTGAAAGCCCCCTGCATTTCTCAAAAGATACAATAACAAAAATATAAAAGTATAAATCCCCGTTAACATTAAAAAGCCAATGGAACTGCTACCATATAACTCACTGAAATAAAAAGCCAGTGCAATACTTCCAAAAAGTAAAATAAAAGAAGCAGATATAATCATTAAAACTATGGCCGCCACTCTAGCCACAATAGAACTAATCTGGTCGGTTATTTCAGCTTTAATGATGTTTACCCTTACTTCTATTAATTTTTTTATCGTTGTAATGATCTCATTCATACAAACATAGGGGTTGAATTAACAATTTATTAAATGCGATAGTCAAGTTACTATATTTTATAGCAAAAACCTTGCAGAAAATTCCGCTTCTTTAAGAAAGCCGAACAAACCCAGGATTGTTTGGCAACCACAAAGAAAATCAAATCCCTTGAAACAAAAATTGACAAACTCCAGAACCGAAGCCAATCTTGAAGTGTTGTAGTGAAATTACAGCATTCTCAAAAATCAAAAATTTGGGATATCGAAAAAAAAACACTACCATGCATAAGAAAATGAAAGTTGAAATCTGGAGTGATGTGGTTTGTCCATTTTGCTATATCGGTAAGCGTAGATTTGAAAAAGCTTTGAATGACTTCCACCAAAAAGATCAAATTGAGGTAATTTACCGTAGTTTTCAGTTAAACCCGGACATACAAACTGACACCAATAAATCGGTGGAACAATATCTTTCAGAAAGTAAAGGCGTTACTCTAAATAAAGCCACTGAGATGACGCAATACGTCACCGAACAGGCAGCTTCAGAAGGACTTGGTTTCCA of the Cyclobacterium marinum DSM 745 genome contains:
- a CDS encoding helix-turn-helix domain-containing protein; translated protein: MEYYNKVIESVGVRYVKGNNFKIERPVTITDYTDSENTAILLHRGSLNYGEDQESVNEGEILFIPASRPTRVSFGTVTKRNETNNENFLENKKKYLQTISFKNIKNLDDDCITTVTFEAKVFDVVNFFNSLGIPAFVIRFNDRIASIIEDVVKESEQNTPGKERVIKLYTELLVVELVRHILKNRLFVEELSTNSTYFKDPRLIDMFNYIKKNIGGDLSNKVLAKVANVSEDYVGQYFKMLTGINPQDYIEYQRMEAAVELLRTTKKSIRDIGKEVGYKDTAYFCRRFKMMYGLPAGKMRRRESLINVQ
- a CDS encoding phosphoglycerol geranylgeranyltransferase, producing the protein MKENRINALRELLKEKKKKGEKSLALLIDPEKLDKQPSLDLLKQLSHGLRIDYFFVGGSLVAAKRLDQCLRRLKEVTQGNVPIVLFPGSVMQISGEADAILFLSLISGRNPDLLIGQHVLAAPTLAKSNLEVLPVGYMLVNGGVGTSVEYISQTIPIPHNKPDIAVATALAGKYLGLPMFYLDAGSGAKTPVSKKMIKAVSEQVKCPLLVGGGIRSLKEAKAAWAAGADILVIGNGAEKNPSLITEVLHYAKIYNSSLNVN
- a CDS encoding phage holin family protein, which gives rise to MNEIITTIKKLIEVRVNIIKAEITDQISSIVARVAAIVLMIISASFILLFGSIALAFYFSELYGSSSIGFLMLTGIYTFIFLLLYLLRNAGGFQRILKNSLYRYVFLFKGRKGE